CGGCCGAACCGTAGCCGGTGGTGACACCGCAGCCGACGAGGCAGGCGACCTCGAACGGGATGGTCGGATCGATCTTCACGACCGAGCTCTTGTGCACGACCATGTACGGGCTGAAGGTGCCCAGCAGGGTCATGGGGAACACCGGGTCGCCGGAGGCGGTGTGGATGCGGTGCGTGCCGTCGGACACCGCGACACCGGCGAGCAGGCCCGCACCCAGGTCACACAGGTTGCGCAGGCCGGCCTGACACGACGGGCATTCGCCGCAGGACGGGATGAACGACAGCACGACGTGATCGCCGGGCTTGATGTTCTCCACACCGGGGCCGACCTCGGTCACGATGCCCGCGCCCTCATGCCCGCCGAGCACCGGGAAGCCGAACATCGGGATGTCACCGGTCACCAGATGGTGATCCGAGTGGCACATGCCCGAGGCCTCCATCTGGATCTTGACCTCATCCTTGACCGGGTCCCCGATCTCGATCTCCTCGATCGACCAGGGCTGATTGAACTCCCGGATGATGGCGCCTTTTGTCTTCATGATGCTCGCGTTCCTGCTTTCCTCGGAGAGCCGATCTCGTCTAGCTCCAGATACTAGTGACGAAGCTCTCACCTAAACTAGACGGGTGTCAAGTCTGTTGTTCGAAGCTCACCAGATGGGTGCTGGCGACGTTCCAATCGGGTAGTAGCCGGGCAGTTTCTCACCGGACAGGGCACGCTCAATGCGTTTCTGCATCGCGGGAGTCAGGTCGCCGGACTCAATGAGCTTCATGTAGCCCTTCTGTACGTGGCCGAAGTCGAAGAAGTCGCGCTGCCACTCGATGAGCAGAGCCCCGTCCTGGTCGGTGAGGCGGAACCAGCTTCCCCCGATGCCGTAGATCTCGGCGGTGCTGCCGTCGCTCTTGTTGGCGATCTGCTTCCAGAAGCCGACGATCTCGTTCTGCTTGTCATCGATGAGCGTCCGCTGATACTCGTAGTACCAGTTCTCCAGACCGAGCATCTCGAGGCCGAGGGCGATGTCGCGGATCTCGTCCTTGCCGATGCACATGACGTCCTCTTTGGGACCGATGTTCCAGCCGTAGGTGGCGTCGTCGGTGTAGAAGTCGGCCAGGTTCGTCCAGTCACCGGCCGCCTCGGCGTCCTTGTTGGCCTGCAGCCAACGCTGGACCCAGTCCTCCAGTTGTTCACGTGACGCCATTGTCATTCCTTTTCTGTGTACATTGGTCGGTCTCCTCACCTTCGCTCCTTCGTCGCTCAGGTTTTGTCGACCTCGGGTGTTCATTGGTCGGTCTCCTCACCTTCGCTCCTTCGTCGCTCAGGTTTTGTCGACCTCCGTAATTGACAGTGCTCGGGTGGGACACATCTCGACGGCCATCTCGACGGCCTCACGCAGTTCATCGGGCGGTTCGTTGTCGAGGATCTCGACGACGCCGCGTTTGGGCACGGAGAAGACGTCCGGTGCCTCCAGTTCGCACATCGCGTGGCCCTGGCACAGATCCTCGTCGAGTTCGATGCGATAGCAGCCCATGGCTCAGCCCTTGACGCGCCTGCGGTAGCGGACCTTGGCCGGCTGAGCCAGCTGCACCACCATCTTCGAATGGTCGTTCTGGTAGGTCTCCGATGGCTGCGACATCTCAAACTCGTACTCGCGCAACAGGACCGAGAAGATCGCCTTGATCTGCATCTGCGCGAACGCGGCGCCCACGCACCGGTGCTTGCCCGCACCGAACGGGATCCACGTCCACCGGTTGATCAGGTCCTCCTGACGCGGCTTCTCGTAGCGGTCGGGGTCGAAGGCGTCCGGGTCGGGGAAGTCCTCGGGGATGCGGTTGGAGATCGCTGGGGAGGCCGCCACCATCTGGCCCTTGTGGATCGGGTGCCCCGCGACTTCGAACTCGTCCTGGGCCACGCGCATCAGGATGATCAGCGGCGGGTGCAGGCGCAGAGTCTCCTTGAGCGCGTTGTCCAGGTTCGGAATCTGGCGCAGCGCATGGAAACTCACCTCCTGCCCGTCGGCGTAGAGGTCGTCGAGTTCCTGCTGGACCTTGGCGTAGAAGTCCGGGTGGCGCAGCAGTTCGATCAGCGTCCACGATGACGTGCCCGAACTCGTGTGGTGCCCGGCGAACATCAGAGAGATGAACATGCCGGTGACCTCGTTGGCGGTGAAGCGGGGATTGCCCTCCTCGTCCTTGATCGAGACCAGCACGTCGAGCAGGTCGCGATCCTCCTTGCCCTTGGGAGGATTGGCGATCCGGCCGTTCATGATCTCCTGCACCAACGCGACGAGCTTCACCCGCGACTCGTCGCGGATCCGGAAGCTCTCGATGTCGAGGTACGGGTCGACATAGCAGAGCGGGTCGGTGCCGCGTTCCAGTTGGTGGTAGTACTGGGCGAACCGGTTGTCGAGCTGTTCGCGGAACTTCAAGCCGATGAGGCAGGCCGTCGAGGTGTAGATCGTCAGTTCCGAGAAGAAGTCGAGAAGTTCGATCTCTCCTTCATCGCCCCAGTCGGCGATGATCTTCTTGACCTCGTTCTCGATGGTGGCCGCGTGCCCCTTCATCTGCTCGCCGCGAAGTGCGGTGTTGTGCAACATCTCCGCGCGGCGCTCGGGGTCGGCGTCGAACACCACGCCCTCCCCGAAGATCGGGGTCATGAAGGGGTAGGCCTCGGCCTGGTTGAGCTCGCTGTCGCTGGATCGGAAGAAGAACTCGTTGGCCTCCGCGCCGGACAGCAGCACCACCTGTTTGCCCGCAAGCTGGAACCACCCGACGTCGCCGCACTCTTCGCGGACGCGCTTCATCAGGCCGATCGGGTCGGTACGGAATTCCTCCAGGTGGCCGTGCTCTTCGTCCTCGCCACCGGAGACGCGGGGCACGATCGCGGTCGTCATGACGGCATTCCCTCCTCACCAAGTGCGAGTTTCTGACGGTCTTTGACTTCAGCCAGCGGGGCTTCGGGCTGTAGTTCGATATTCGCGATGTAGTGGCCGCGCGGGGTCTCGGCCACGAAGGCGATGGCCCGGGCCAGGTCGGCGGCGCGCATGAAGTAGTCGTGGCGGGCCTGCCCCCATTTGGCCCAGTCCTCCAGGGCGGGGCCGATCTTCTCGGCGGGCAGGCTCCATCCCATCGAGGTCATGGTGGGGCCGGGATGCACGATCGAAGCGCGCACCCCGGTGCCCTCGAGTTCCATCTGCAGGTTGGTCACCATGGCGACCAGACCGGCCTTGGCCGCGCCGTAGGCACCCATGTGCGGTCGCTGCCGCAGTGCCACATCGGATCCGACGAAGATCAGGTCACCGCGGCGACGTTCGATCATGCCGGGCAGCACCGCGGTGGCCATCCGGTTGGCACCGACCAGGTGGATCTGCAGCTGGTCGGTGAACTCATCGGTGCTCATCTCGTGCAACTTGCCGAAGTTGGTGTCGCCGGCGCCGGCGACCAGCACCTCGATCTCACCGAGTTCGGAGGTGGTCTGCTCGACGGCGGCCTTCACCGAATCGGGATCGGTGACATCGAGGTGCACCGCGATGGCTTCGCCGCCGTCGGCGCGGATCTTGTCGACGATCTCCTGGAGCTTCTCCACCCGACGGGCACCGAGCGCGACCGGAAACCCGTTGGCGGCGAGCTTGATCGCGGTCGCCTCGCCGATTCCGGACGATGCGCCGGCGACCAGTGCCGGCCGACGGTCGGGCAGGGGATCAAAACGGGGCATGAAACGGGGCCTTTCGGGCTCAGCGGAGCTGGACGGTGATCGGGAGGTGAGCGAATCCGCGCACGCTGCTGGAGTGGACGCGGACGGAATTCGCCTCGTCGACCTGGTATCCGCGGATTCGCTTGAACAGTTCGGTCAGAGCCACCCGGGCCTCCATCCTGGCCAGGTGCGCGCCGAGGCAGAAGTGCACACCGCTGCCGAAACTGACCAGCTTCGGCCCGATTTCGCGGTCGATGCGGTAGGCGTCGGGGTCATCAAAGGCCCGTTCGTCGCGGTTGGCGGAGCCGATCAGCAGAACGAGTACGTCTCCTGCGGGGACGGTGGTGTCGTAGAAAGTGATGTCTTCGACGACCGCGCGGGCCAGGATCTGGCTGGAGGCGTCGTAACGCAGCGTCTCCTCGACCCAGGGCGTGATGAGGCCGTGGTTGTCGAAGACCGGGGCCAGCTGATCCGGGTTCTTGTAACCCCAGTATGCGGCGTTGGCAAGCAGTTTCGTCGTCGTCTCGTTGCCGGCGACGACCATCAGGAACAGGAACGCCATGATCTCGTCGTCGGTCAGCTTGTCCCCGTTGATCTCGGCCTCCACGAGCGCGGACGTCAGATCGTCGGTGGGGCGCTTACGGCGCTGTTTGACCATGTCGGCGTAATAGACCAGCAGCTCGCCGGAGGCCTCGATGGCGGAGGTGGGAACGTCGGCGACGCCGTCCTCGCGGTGCATCACCGCATCGGCCTGCGCCCGGATCCGGACCCGATCCTCGTCGGGCACACCCATCAACTCCGAGATCACGTCCATCGGCAGCTTTCCGGCGAACTCGTCCACGTAGTCGAAGGACTCAGACTGCAGGGCGACGTCGAGGTGTTGGACCGCGATCTCGGTAACCCGGGCCTCGAGCTCGCGGATGCGTCGCGGGGTGAAGCCCTTGGACACCAGGGTGCGCAGGCGCAGATGGCCGGGATCATCGAGGGCCAGGAACGACATCACCCGATGGGCTTCGTCATTGCGTGAGATCGGATCCAGTGACACACCATGCTTGTTGGACAGGGTGACGCTGTTTCTGAAACCCGCAACCACGTCGGCATGCCGGGACAGCGCCCAGAACTTGAGCTCCTCGTTGTGATACAGCGGGGCCTCGTCGCGCAGACGCTTGTAGTAGGGGTACGGGTCCTCGTGGAAGTCGTAGCTGTACGGGTCGAGGATCGGTTTGTCGATCTGGATGGTCATCGAGCTCCTTGGGCCGGGAGGATCAGGCCGACCACGTAAGTCAGCTGATCGGTCGTCTGCTGGTAGGTGAAGGCGCCGCTGCCGGCCTGCACCAGCGCGCCGAAGAAAGCCATCTGCAGTGCGGCCACCGAGCGCGCGTCGGCGCCGGGGCCCATCGCCGAACTGATCCGCCGGTGGATCTCGACACCGATGCGGTCCCGCACCGTCAGCACCGCGGGGTCTCCGCCGGACATCAGCGCCGTCGTGCAGGCCGCGGCGACCTCGGGATCGTCGGCGACGACGAGGGCGAGGCTGCGCAGGGCGTTCTCAACGCGGGTGCGTTGGCTGTCGTTGACGTCGGTGAAATAGGGCACGCGTTTGATCAGGTCGAGGTACACCTCGGCGATCAGGTGGTTCTTCGACGAGAAGTAGGTGTAGGCCGTGGCCGGTGCGACCTGGGCCCGCTTGGCCACGGCGCGCACCGTCAGGTCGGCGTAGGAGGTCTCACGCAGCATCTCCCGCCCGGCGTCGAGGACCTTGCGAAAGGTCTCCTCCTGACGCCGATTGCGGGTGCTCTCCGGGGCTGCACCGGACGCAGCTAACGCGGAATCGCTGGACACATGTCCAACCTAGATCAGGCCTCGGTGTTGAGGCAAGATGTGGGTGCATATACGCAGTAAATCGGCATCTGCACCAGTCTGGGCGTCGCCGGTTCCGCTGTCGACCTTGCCCATTCCGGGGTGGTGAGGCTATGTTCGGACGGCGTACATCGGACACATGTCCAGATACACAGGTCCCCGCACCCGAGACCGTTGGAGTTGCTCATGGCATTACTGGCCGACAAGCGCAGTCACCTGCTGATCGACGGGAAACTGGCCGCCGGCAGTGCCGGTGAGTTCGACACCGTCAACCCCGCCACCGAGGAGGTGCTCGGCACCGCCGCCGACGCCGACGCCGAGGACATGGGCAGTGCGATCGAGGCGGCCCGGCGGGCGTTCGACGACACCGACTGGTCCCGCAACACTGAACTGCGGGTGCGCTGCCTACGCCAACTGCGCGCGGCGATGCAGGAGCACATCGAGGACCTGCGGGACCTGACCATCGCCGAGGTCGGTGCACCCAAGATGCTGACCTCCGGTGGCCAACTCGAGGGGCCGGTCGACGACCTGAAGTTCTGCGCCGAGACCGCCGAGAACTACCAGTGGACCACCGATCTGGGCTTCGCCACGCCCCAGGGGATGCCGACCAACCGCACCATCGCCCGCGAGGCGGTCGGGGTGGTCGGTGCCATCACGCCGTGGAATTTCCCGCACCAGATCAACCTGGCCAAGATCGGTCCCGCACTGGCCGCGGGCAACACCCTGGTGCTCAAGCCGGCCCCGGACACCCCGTGGGCCGCCGCGGTGCTCGGTGAGTTGATCGCCGAGCACACCGAATTTCCCGCCGGCGTGGTCAACATCGTCACCTCCAGCGACCACTCGGTGGGTGCGCTGCTGTCGAAAGACCCTCGGGTGGACATGGTTTCGTTCACAGGGTCGACGGCGACCGGGCGTGCGGTGATGACCGACGCCGCAGCGACCATCAAGAAGGTCTTCCTCGAACTCGGCGGCAAGTCCGCGTTCGTGGTGCTCGACGACGCCGATCTGGCCGGGGCCTGCTCGATGGCGGCGTTCACGGCCTCGATGCACGCTGGCCAGGGGTGCGCCATCACGACGCGCCTGGTGGTACCGCGCGCCTCCTATGACGCCGCAGTCGAGGCCGCCGCAGCGACGATGTCGGGTCTCAAGCCGGGTGACCCGACCAGCAAGCGCACCATCTGCGGGCCCGTGATCTCCGCGCGTCAGCGTGACCGCGTGCAGTCCTACCTCGACCTCGCTATCGAGGAGGGCGGCACGTTCGCGTGCGGCGGTGGTCGTCCCGCCGACCAGCCCAAGGGGTTCTTCATCGAGCCGACCGTCATTGCGGGCCTGGACAACTCGGCGCGGGTCGCACGCGAGGAGATCTTCGGTCCGGTGCTGACGGTGATCGCCCACGACGGCGACGACGACGCCGTCCGCATCGCCAACGACTCGCCCTACGGTCTGTCCGGCACAGTGTTCTCCTCCGACCCGGAGCGCGCCGCGGCGGTCGCTGCCCGCCTGCGGGTCGGCACGGTCAACATCAACGGCGGCGTCTGGTACGCCGCCGATGCGCCCTTCGGCGGCTACAAGCAGTCCGGGATCGGCCGCGAGATGGGTGTGGCCGGCTTCGAGGAGTACACCGAGATCAAGGTCATCGCCACCCTGGCGACCTGACACAAGCCCGAAAAATCTGCATTCAGACCACATTCGAGGAGACACACGTGGGACGTTTTGAGGACAAAGTCGGCATCGTGACCGGCGCCGGTGGCGGCATCGGCCAGGCGTATGCCGAGGCGCTCGCTCGCGAGGGTGCGGCGGTCGTGATCGCCGACATCAACCTCGAGGGCGCCGAGAAGGTCGCGGCCGGCATCAAGGCCGAGGGTGGGACGGCCCTGGCCGTGCCCGTCGACGTGTCGGATCCGGCCTCGGCCAAGGAGATGGCCGACCGCACCCTGGCGGAGTTCGGCGGCATCGACTACCTGGTGAACAACGCCGCGATCTTCGGCGGCATGAAGCTGGACTTCCTGGTGACCGTCGACCCTGAGTACTACCGGAAGTTCATGAGCGTCAACCTCGACGGTGCGCTGTGGTGCACGCGCGCGGTCTACAAGAAGATGGCCAAGCGCGGCGGCGGCGCGATCGTCAACCAGTCCTCGACCGCAGCCTGGCTGTACTCCAACTTCTACGGCCTGGCCAAGACCGGGATCAACGGCCTGACCCAGCAGTTGTCGCGTGAACTGGGCGGGCAGAACATCCGCATCAACGCGATCGCGCCCGGACCCATCGACACCGAGGCCAACCGCACCACCACTCCGCAGGAGATCGTCGCCGACATCGTCAAGGGCCTGCCGCTGTCGCGGATGGGCACCCCCGAGGATCTGGTGGGCATGTGCCTGTTCCTGCTCAGCGATGAGGCGTCGTGGATCACCGGGCAGATCTTCAATGTCGACGGCGGACAGATCATCCGCTCATGACACCGGAGCTGAAGCTGGGCTACATCGGATTGGGGAACCAGGGCGCACCGATGGCCAAGAGGCTGGTCGACTGGCCCGGCGGACTGGTCGTCTACGACGTCCGGATCGAGGCGATGACGCCGCTGGTCGAGCTCGGGGCGTCACTGGCCGATTCGGTGGCCGATGTGGCGAAAGCGGACGTCATCAGTGTCACCGTGCTCAACGATGCACAGGTGCGTGATGTAGTGGGCCAACTGGCCGAGCACGCGGCGCCCGGCACCGTCATCGCGATCCACTCGACGATCGAACCCGACACTGCGGCGCAGTTGGCCGAGCAGTTGCGCGCCAAAGATGTTCACATCGTGGATGCTCCGGTCAGCGGCGGCGCAGGTGCGGCGGACAAGGGTGAACTGGCGGTCATGGTGGGCGCCTCCGAGGAGGCCTACAACATCGTCAAACCGGTGTTCAAGAAGTGGGCGTCGCTGGTGGTGCGCGCCGGTGAGCCCGGCGCGGGCACCCGGATGAAGCTTGCCCGAAACATGCTGACGTTCATCGGCTTCGCCGCTGCGAACGAGGCGCAGTACCTGGCCGAGGCCGCGGGGATCGATCTGCAGAAGCTCGGCCGGGTGGTCCGGCACAGCGACGCGCAGAGCGGCGGCCCGGGCGCCATCATCCTGCGCGATGACATGGCACCGTTGACACCGGAGCACTGGCTGTTCGACATGTTCACCCACACCCGCGGTCTCGGTGAGAAGGACCTGCGCCTGGCGTTGGGTCTGGGGGAGACGCTCGACGTCGACCTGCCGCTGGCGCAGGTGGCATTGAAGAACCTGGCCGCAGGACTCGGCGTGCCGCACGACGCCGACGAACCGAGGAGTTGACAGACATGGACGAACGCCGCCGCAAGGGCCTCGAGAAGATGAACGAGGTCTACGGCTGGGAGATGCCCAACATCGAGGGTGATCCGTACTTCGACCTCACCGTCGACCACCTGTTCGGCGACATCTGGAACCGTCCGAGCCTGTCCATGCGGGAGAAGCGCATCATGACGCTGACCGCGGTCACCGCGGTCGGCCGTCAGGATCTCGCGGAGATCCAGGTCAACGCCGCGCTGCTGAACGGCGAACTGGACGAGACCGAGCTCAAGGACATCGCGGTCTTCCTCACGCAGTACCTCGGCTTCCCGCTGGGCTCGGGGCTCAACGGCACGGTCGACAAGGTGGCCAACAAGCGCCGCAAGGCCGCCGAGCGTGGCGAAGCCGAGGACAAGAAGGCCAATGTGAACGCCGCGGTCAAGATGAGCAGCGGGCGCACACTCGACGACAAGTGAGATGAGAAGCCCTGCACTTCGGGCCAGGGCCCTCGGACCGATAGGGTGACTGTCTGTGCACGTCCTCGTCATTGGTTCCGGTGCCCGTGAACACGCCCTGCTGCTCGCGCTGAAGCGAGACCCGCAGGTGGAGACCCTTTCGGTGGCCCCCGGCAACGCCGGTACCGCCGCGCTCGCCGATCAGCACGACGTCGACGTGACGTCGGCCGACGCCGTGGTCGCGCTGGCCCGCAAGGTGGGCGCCGACCTCGTCGTGATCGGCCCCGAGGTGCCGCTGGTGCTCGGGGTCGCCGACGCGGTCCGTGCCGCGGGCATCGCGTGCTTCGGGCCTTCGCAGGACGCCGCGCGCATCGAGGGCTCCAAGGCGTTCGCCAAGGACGTCATGTCCGCCGCCGGTGTGCGCACCGCGACCAGCGAGATCGTCGACAACCCGGGTCACCTCGATGCGGCGCTGGACCGGTTCGGCCCCGCCGCCGGGCAGCGGGCCTGGGTGGTCAAGGACGACGGCCTGGCCGCGGGCAAGGGCGTGGTGGTCACCGAGGATCGCGCGGTCGCCCGCGCGCACGCCGCCGGGCTTCTCGACGAGGGCCATCCGGTGCTGCTGGAATCCTTCCTCGACGGCCCAGAGGTGTCGCTGTTCTGCGTCGTCGACGGCGAGACTGTCGTCCCGCTGCTGCCCGCGCAGGATTTCAAGCGCGTCGGCGACAACGACTCCGGTCCCAACACGGGCGGCATGGGCGCCTACTCACCGCTGCCCTGGCTGCCCGAGGAGATCCTCACCCAGATCGTCGAAGAGATCGTCAA
The DNA window shown above is from Mycolicibacterium confluentis and carries:
- the purD gene encoding phosphoribosylamine--glycine ligase, with protein sequence MHVLVIGSGAREHALLLALKRDPQVETLSVAPGNAGTAALADQHDVDVTSADAVVALARKVGADLVVIGPEVPLVLGVADAVRAAGIACFGPSQDAARIEGSKAFAKDVMSAAGVRTATSEIVDNPGHLDAALDRFGPAAGQRAWVVKDDGLAAGKGVVVTEDRAVARAHAAGLLDEGHPVLLESFLDGPEVSLFCVVDGETVVPLLPAQDFKRVGDNDSGPNTGGMGAYSPLPWLPEEILTQIVEEIVKPVAAELVQRGSSFSGLLYAGLAITSAGPSVVEFNCRFGDPETQSVLALLDSPLGQVLHAAATGTLADIAPLQWRPGSAVTVVIAAENYPGRPRVGDVITGSDTEGVLHAGTARRDDGAVVSSGGRVLAVVGTGADLAAARSDAYARVNSVRLPGSHFRSDIALRAERGEITV
- a CDS encoding TetR/AcrR family transcriptional regulator, yielding MSSDSALAASGAAPESTRNRRQEETFRKVLDAGREMLRETSYADLTVRAVAKRAQVAPATAYTYFSSKNHLIAEVYLDLIKRVPYFTDVNDSQRTRVENALRSLALVVADDPEVAAACTTALMSGGDPAVLTVRDRIGVEIHRRISSAMGPGADARSVAALQMAFFGALVQAGSGAFTYQQTTDQLTYVVGLILPAQGAR
- a CDS encoding ferredoxin; translation: MGCYRIELDEDLCQGHAMCELEAPDVFSVPKRGVVEILDNEPPDELREAVEMAVEMCPTRALSITEVDKT
- a CDS encoding cytochrome P450 codes for the protein MTTAIVPRVSGGEDEEHGHLEEFRTDPIGLMKRVREECGDVGWFQLAGKQVVLLSGAEANEFFFRSSDSELNQAEAYPFMTPIFGEGVVFDADPERRAEMLHNTALRGEQMKGHAATIENEVKKIIADWGDEGEIELLDFFSELTIYTSTACLIGLKFREQLDNRFAQYYHQLERGTDPLCYVDPYLDIESFRIRDESRVKLVALVQEIMNGRIANPPKGKEDRDLLDVLVSIKDEEGNPRFTANEVTGMFISLMFAGHHTSSGTSSWTLIELLRHPDFYAKVQQELDDLYADGQEVSFHALRQIPNLDNALKETLRLHPPLIILMRVAQDEFEVAGHPIHKGQMVAASPAISNRIPEDFPDPDAFDPDRYEKPRQEDLINRWTWIPFGAGKHRCVGAAFAQMQIKAIFSVLLREYEFEMSQPSETYQNDHSKMVVQLAQPAKVRYRRRVKG
- a CDS encoding NAD(P)-dependent oxidoreductase; this encodes MTPELKLGYIGLGNQGAPMAKRLVDWPGGLVVYDVRIEAMTPLVELGASLADSVADVAKADVISVTVLNDAQVRDVVGQLAEHAAPGTVIAIHSTIEPDTAAQLAEQLRAKDVHIVDAPVSGGAGAADKGELAVMVGASEEAYNIVKPVFKKWASLVVRAGEPGAGTRMKLARNMLTFIGFAAANEAQYLAEAAGIDLQKLGRVVRHSDAQSGGPGAIILRDDMAPLTPEHWLFDMFTHTRGLGEKDLRLALGLGETLDVDLPLAQVALKNLAAGLGVPHDADEPRS
- a CDS encoding nuclear transport factor 2-like protein produces the protein MASREQLEDWVQRWLQANKDAEAAGDWTNLADFYTDDATYGWNIGPKEDVMCIGKDEIRDIALGLEMLGLENWYYEYQRTLIDDKQNEIVGFWKQIANKSDGSTAEIYGIGGSWFRLTDQDGALLIEWQRDFFDFGHVQKGYMKLIESGDLTPAMQKRIERALSGEKLPGYYPIGTSPAPIW
- a CDS encoding carboxymuconolactone decarboxylase family protein, whose amino-acid sequence is MDERRRKGLEKMNEVYGWEMPNIEGDPYFDLTVDHLFGDIWNRPSLSMREKRIMTLTAVTAVGRQDLAEIQVNAALLNGELDETELKDIAVFLTQYLGFPLGSGLNGTVDKVANKRRKAAERGEAEDKKANVNAAVKMSSGRTLDDK
- a CDS encoding SDR family oxidoreductase; translated protein: MGRFEDKVGIVTGAGGGIGQAYAEALAREGAAVVIADINLEGAEKVAAGIKAEGGTALAVPVDVSDPASAKEMADRTLAEFGGIDYLVNNAAIFGGMKLDFLVTVDPEYYRKFMSVNLDGALWCTRAVYKKMAKRGGGAIVNQSSTAAWLYSNFYGLAKTGINGLTQQLSRELGGQNIRINAIAPGPIDTEANRTTTPQEIVADIVKGLPLSRMGTPEDLVGMCLFLLSDEASWITGQIFNVDGGQIIRS
- a CDS encoding SDR family oxidoreductase, encoding MPRFDPLPDRRPALVAGASSGIGEATAIKLAANGFPVALGARRVEKLQEIVDKIRADGGEAIAVHLDVTDPDSVKAAVEQTTSELGEIEVLVAGAGDTNFGKLHEMSTDEFTDQLQIHLVGANRMATAVLPGMIERRRGDLIFVGSDVALRQRPHMGAYGAAKAGLVAMVTNLQMELEGTGVRASIVHPGPTMTSMGWSLPAEKIGPALEDWAKWGQARHDYFMRAADLARAIAFVAETPRGHYIANIELQPEAPLAEVKDRQKLALGEEGMPS
- a CDS encoding cytochrome P450, producing MTIQIDKPILDPYSYDFHEDPYPYYKRLRDEAPLYHNEELKFWALSRHADVVAGFRNSVTLSNKHGVSLDPISRNDEAHRVMSFLALDDPGHLRLRTLVSKGFTPRRIRELEARVTEIAVQHLDVALQSESFDYVDEFAGKLPMDVISELMGVPDEDRVRIRAQADAVMHREDGVADVPTSAIEASGELLVYYADMVKQRRKRPTDDLTSALVEAEINGDKLTDDEIMAFLFLMVVAGNETTTKLLANAAYWGYKNPDQLAPVFDNHGLITPWVEETLRYDASSQILARAVVEDITFYDTTVPAGDVLVLLIGSANRDERAFDDPDAYRIDREIGPKLVSFGSGVHFCLGAHLARMEARVALTELFKRIRGYQVDEANSVRVHSSSVRGFAHLPITVQLR
- a CDS encoding aldehyde dehydrogenase, translating into MALLADKRSHLLIDGKLAAGSAGEFDTVNPATEEVLGTAADADAEDMGSAIEAARRAFDDTDWSRNTELRVRCLRQLRAAMQEHIEDLRDLTIAEVGAPKMLTSGGQLEGPVDDLKFCAETAENYQWTTDLGFATPQGMPTNRTIAREAVGVVGAITPWNFPHQINLAKIGPALAAGNTLVLKPAPDTPWAAAVLGELIAEHTEFPAGVVNIVTSSDHSVGALLSKDPRVDMVSFTGSTATGRAVMTDAAATIKKVFLELGGKSAFVVLDDADLAGACSMAAFTASMHAGQGCAITTRLVVPRASYDAAVEAAAATMSGLKPGDPTSKRTICGPVISARQRDRVQSYLDLAIEEGGTFACGGGRPADQPKGFFIEPTVIAGLDNSARVAREEIFGPVLTVIAHDGDDDAVRIANDSPYGLSGTVFSSDPERAAAVAARLRVGTVNINGGVWYAADAPFGGYKQSGIGREMGVAGFEEYTEIKVIATLAT